One genomic region from Salipiger sp. CCB-MM3 encodes:
- a CDS encoding zinc-dependent alcohol dehydrogenase family protein: MKQIAIKAPGGLDNLILSDAPDAEAPNPGEITVRLHANSLNFHDYMVAKRENGAADGRIPMADGAGMVTATGDGVTEFSVGDHVVSCFFPDWQDGDDRPSDFARVPGDGIDGYARATVTLPATWFTRAPMGWSHAEAATITTAGLTAWRALVVDGGLKPGDTVAVLGTGGVSIYALQLAKAMGAKVIATSSSNAKLEKLRALGADHVINYRETPEWGAEMQRLTGGRGVDLIVEVGGPATLAQSIAAGRPGAHIALIGILTGVAGDIPTATLMRKQQRLQGLIVGSRKHQQDFVAALDTLEIRPVIDRSFELADLAEAFRYQEGGAHFGKICVNM; encoded by the coding sequence ATGAAACAGATCGCGATCAAGGCACCCGGCGGGCTCGACAATCTTATCCTGTCTGACGCCCCGGACGCAGAGGCTCCCAATCCCGGCGAAATCACCGTCCGGCTTCATGCCAACTCTCTGAACTTTCACGACTACATGGTCGCGAAGCGCGAAAATGGTGCGGCAGACGGGCGCATTCCAATGGCCGATGGAGCCGGTATGGTGACGGCGACGGGGGACGGCGTTACGGAGTTTTCGGTCGGGGATCACGTCGTATCGTGCTTCTTTCCCGACTGGCAGGACGGCGACGACCGCCCTTCTGATTTCGCCCGTGTCCCCGGCGACGGCATCGACGGCTACGCCCGCGCAACGGTGACCCTGCCCGCGACTTGGTTTACCCGCGCGCCGATGGGCTGGAGCCACGCCGAAGCCGCGACCATCACCACCGCCGGGCTGACCGCCTGGCGTGCGCTGGTAGTCGACGGCGGTCTGAAGCCCGGCGATACCGTCGCGGTTCTGGGCACTGGCGGGGTGTCGATCTACGCGCTGCAGCTGGCCAAGGCGATGGGCGCGAAGGTTATCGCCACCTCCTCTTCGAACGCGAAGCTCGAGAAGCTCCGGGCACTCGGGGCCGATCACGTCATCAACTATCGCGAGACCCCCGAGTGGGGTGCCGAGATGCAGCGGCTCACCGGCGGGCGCGGTGTCGATCTGATCGTTGAGGTCGGCGGCCCGGCCACGCTGGCGCAGTCGATCGCCGCTGGCCGCCCCGGTGCGCATATCGCGCTGATCGGGATCCTGACCGGCGTCGCCGGAGATATCCCCACGGCCACGCTCATGCGCAAACAGCAGCGGCTGCAGGGTCTGATCGTGGGCTCGCGCAAACATCAGCAAGATTTCGTGGCCGCGCTCGATACCCTCGAAATCCGCCCGGTCATCGACCGAAGCTTCGAACTGGCCGATCTGGCCGAGGCCTTCCGCTATCAGGAAGGTGGCGCGCATTTCGGGAAGATCTGCGTGAACATGTGA
- a CDS encoding LysR family transcriptional regulator, with translation MVETGSTLRDWQPELRTLRYFLCVAEEKNMTRASERLRIAQPALSRQIARLESDLGLKVFNRTARGMELTEAGEILQRRAYAIMAQIAQAHHDVTAHADRPQGVVVVGMPPTPGEFITPPLLSRVKAEYPEIELRFVEGFSNALEHKLSQGEIGLAVMHDAPLQDDIVTTELLVEHLNVVGPCGALDKDSYTLAEAAAMPLIMPSRPNFLRILVDKHADEIGAELNIVQRVDGVWHLKSLVRHGHGFTILTYGGVLSEVQNGTLEARPIVKPQMAWTLCTATKADQRGKKAIQVVEALVRDIVGDLVASGIWR, from the coding sequence ATGGTCGAAACCGGAAGCACGCTGCGCGATTGGCAGCCAGAGCTGCGCACCCTGCGCTATTTCCTCTGCGTTGCGGAGGAAAAGAACATGACGCGCGCTTCCGAGCGGTTGCGCATCGCCCAGCCCGCGCTCAGCCGCCAGATCGCCCGGCTCGAGAGCGATCTGGGGCTCAAGGTCTTCAACCGCACGGCGCGGGGGATGGAACTGACCGAGGCGGGTGAGATCCTGCAGCGCCGCGCCTATGCGATCATGGCGCAGATCGCGCAGGCGCATCACGATGTCACCGCCCATGCCGATCGCCCGCAGGGGGTGGTCGTGGTCGGGATGCCGCCGACGCCGGGCGAGTTCATCACCCCGCCGCTGCTGTCTCGGGTCAAAGCCGAGTACCCCGAGATCGAGCTGCGCTTCGTCGAGGGGTTTTCGAACGCGCTCGAACACAAACTCTCGCAAGGCGAGATCGGACTGGCGGTGATGCATGACGCGCCGCTGCAGGACGACATCGTCACCACAGAGCTTCTGGTCGAGCACCTCAATGTCGTCGGCCCCTGCGGCGCGCTCGACAAGGACAGCTACACGCTCGCCGAGGCCGCGGCGATGCCGCTGATCATGCCGAGCCGCCCCAACTTTCTGCGCATCCTCGTCGACAAGCACGCCGACGAGATCGGCGCCGAATTGAACATCGTGCAGCGGGTGGATGGGGTGTGGCACCTGAAATCCTTGGTCCGGCACGGCCATGGGTTCACCATCCTGACCTATGGCGGGGTGCTCTCGGAGGTGCAGAACGGCACGCTCGAGGCGCGGCCCATCGTAAAGCCGCAGATGGCATGGACGCTGTGCACCGCCACCAAGGCCGACCAGCGCGGCAAGAAGGCGATTCAAGTGGTCGAGGCTCTGGTGCGTGACATCGTCGGCGACCTCGTGGCGTCCGGCATCTGGCGCTGA
- the trmB gene encoding tRNA (guanine(46)-N(7))-methyltransferase TrmB, translated as MTTSNKHPGAPWRNFYGRVKGKTLRPSQETYLEEDLAALSPGPVDWEVNPERDALDMDAMFGGKPVWLEVGFGGGEHLVHQAASNRDVGIIGCEPYINGVAMLLGKIRDAKVDNLKVYPGDARNLFDVLPDGCLDRAFLLYPDPWPKKKHHRRRFVTQEHLEPLANAMKPGAIFRVATDIPDYVRQTMVEVPKAGFEWLAEGPADWREPWGDWISTRYEQKALREGRTPHYMTFRRR; from the coding sequence ATGACCACCTCGAACAAACATCCCGGCGCCCCGTGGCGCAATTTCTATGGCCGTGTGAAGGGCAAGACCCTGCGTCCGAGCCAAGAGACCTACCTCGAAGAGGATCTGGCGGCGCTGTCGCCGGGGCCGGTGGATTGGGAGGTGAACCCCGAGCGCGACGCCCTCGACATGGACGCCATGTTCGGCGGCAAGCCGGTGTGGCTCGAGGTCGGCTTTGGCGGCGGCGAGCATCTGGTGCATCAGGCGGCCAGCAATCGCGACGTGGGGATCATCGGTTGCGAGCCCTACATCAATGGCGTCGCCATGCTGCTGGGCAAGATCCGCGACGCGAAGGTGGACAACCTCAAGGTCTATCCGGGCGATGCGCGCAACCTCTTCGACGTGCTGCCGGATGGGTGCCTCGACCGGGCATTCCTTCTCTATCCCGACCCTTGGCCGAAGAAGAAGCACCACCGACGCCGCTTCGTCACGCAAGAGCACCTTGAGCCGCTGGCGAATGCGATGAAGCCGGGCGCGATCTTCCGCGTTGCCACCGACATCCCCGACTACGTGCGCCAGACCATGGTCGAAGTGCCGAAAGCCGGGTTCGAATGGCTCGCCGAAGGCCCCGCCGACTGGCGCGAGCCTTGGGGTGACTGGATCTCGACCCGCTACGAGCAGAAGGCCCTGCGCGAAGGCCGCACGCCCCACTATATGACCTTCCGCCGGCGCTGA
- a CDS encoding SDR family NAD(P)-dependent oxidoreductase: MPSLPSQRFDHQTAIVTGAASGIGAAIAERLAAEGATVIIADLKLDAAEAMAKTLPRAIGIAVDVSDEASVAALVEKTVKRTGRLDLLVNNAGIGGPAATVGDYPTDAWRKVIDVNLSGVFYGMHFAIPEMKKTGGGAIVNIASILGSVGIPMSPAYVAAKHGVVGLTKSAALEHASDKIRVNSIGPGFIHTPLLDQTLDAATQDHLAGLHAMKRMGTPEEVAALAAFLLSDEASFVTGSYHLADGGYTAQ; the protein is encoded by the coding sequence ATGCCTTCCCTGCCTTCCCAGCGTTTTGACCATCAGACCGCCATCGTCACCGGCGCGGCCTCCGGCATCGGTGCCGCCATCGCCGAACGTCTGGCCGCCGAAGGGGCCACCGTCATCATCGCCGATCTCAAGCTGGACGCAGCCGAAGCCATGGCCAAGACCCTGCCCCGCGCCATTGGCATTGCCGTGGATGTCTCGGATGAGGCATCGGTGGCCGCGCTGGTCGAGAAGACGGTGAAACGCACCGGGCGGCTCGACCTGCTGGTCAACAACGCCGGGATCGGCGGCCCCGCCGCCACCGTCGGCGACTACCCCACTGACGCTTGGCGCAAGGTGATCGACGTGAACCTCAGCGGTGTCTTCTACGGCATGCATTTCGCCATCCCCGAGATGAAAAAGACCGGCGGCGGCGCGATCGTCAACATTGCCTCGATCCTCGGCTCGGTTGGCATCCCCATGTCGCCCGCATATGTCGCCGCGAAACACGGCGTGGTGGGGCTGACCAAAAGCGCGGCGCTGGAGCACGCGAGCGACAAGATCCGCGTCAATTCCATCGGGCCGGGCTTCATCCACACGCCACTGCTGGACCAGACGCTGGACGCGGCGACGCAGGATCACCTCGCCGGGCTGCACGCGATGAAACGCATGGGCACCCCCGAGGAAGTGGCCGCGCTGGCCGCCTTCCTGCTCTCGGACGAGGCGAGCTTCGTCACCGGCTCTTACCATCTGGCCGACGGCGGCTACACGGCGCAGTAA
- a CDS encoding aldo/keto reductase has protein sequence MKKNLLGRTGMSVTELCLGTMTYGNQTPPEDAFAQIERALDAGINFMDTAEMYPVNPVRAETVGRTEEILGDWFEKSGRRGDWILASKHTGPSKLVRDEAPISSETIPVAVESSLKRLKTDYIDLYQFHWPNRGSYAFRQNWTFAPWKQDREATRQHMADALGALQREVERGTIRAFGLSNDSAWGTAEWLRMADEVGGPRVASVQNEYSLLYRMADTDLGELMVNEDVGLLPYSPLGAGLLTGKYQDGAVPEASRMSINGDLGGRASERVFPAVAAYLDLAREFDIDPVHMALAWSARRPFVASSIFGATTIGQLEHLLGAAEVTLSDELLERIDATHKAHPFPY, from the coding sequence ATGAAGAAAAATCTGCTGGGCCGTACCGGCATGTCGGTGACCGAGCTCTGCCTCGGGACGATGACCTATGGCAACCAGACGCCGCCCGAGGACGCCTTTGCGCAGATCGAGCGCGCGCTCGATGCCGGCATCAATTTCATGGACACCGCCGAGATGTACCCGGTGAACCCGGTGCGTGCCGAGACCGTGGGCCGGACCGAGGAAATCCTCGGCGACTGGTTCGAGAAGAGCGGTCGCCGCGGCGACTGGATCCTCGCCAGCAAGCACACCGGGCCGTCGAAACTGGTCCGCGACGAGGCTCCGATCAGTTCCGAGACGATCCCCGTGGCGGTCGAATCCTCGCTGAAGCGGCTGAAGACCGACTATATCGACCTTTATCAGTTCCACTGGCCGAACCGCGGCAGCTATGCCTTCCGCCAGAACTGGACCTTCGCGCCGTGGAAACAGGATCGCGAGGCGACGCGCCAGCATATGGCCGACGCTCTCGGTGCGCTGCAGCGCGAGGTGGAACGTGGCACGATCCGCGCCTTCGGCCTGTCGAACGACAGCGCATGGGGCACCGCGGAATGGCTGCGCATGGCCGATGAGGTGGGCGGACCGCGTGTCGCCTCGGTGCAGAACGAATATTCGCTGCTCTACCGGATGGCCGACACCGATCTTGGCGAACTGATGGTCAACGAAGACGTGGGCCTGCTGCCCTATTCGCCGCTCGGGGCCGGGCTGCTGACCGGCAAATATCAGGATGGCGCGGTGCCCGAAGCCTCGCGCATGTCGATCAACGGCGATCTGGGCGGGCGCGCCTCCGAGCGTGTCTTCCCGGCGGTGGCGGCCTATCTTGACCTTGCCCGCGAGTTCGACATCGACCCGGTGCATATGGCGCTGGCGTGGTCGGCGCGGCGGCCCTTCGTGGCCTCGTCGATCTTCGGTGCGACCACCATCGGCCAGCTCGAGCATCTGCTCGGCGCGGCGGAGGTCACACTGTCCGACGAACTGCTCGAACGTATCGACGCCACCCATAAGGCGCATCCGTTCCCCTACTGA
- a CDS encoding flavin reductase family protein, with product MHYGDTRPDILTFDPFKAIIAPRPIGWIGTRNAEGVPNLGPYSFFNAIGNSPHMICFTSDGLKHSVVNARDQGEFTFSLATEALAQEMNISSEAMPDGANEFEKAGLTLGTSVETNAPFVAESPAALECLTLSVSELTDRTGAPIDRFMVIGQVVQTHIRDEYITGGRFDTVKARPISRMGYRDYATVTEAWELIRPDD from the coding sequence ATGCATTACGGCGATACCCGCCCCGACATCCTGACGTTCGATCCGTTCAAGGCGATCATCGCGCCGCGCCCCATCGGCTGGATCGGCACGCGCAATGCCGAGGGCGTGCCGAACCTCGGGCCCTATTCCTTCTTCAACGCCATCGGCAACAGCCCGCATATGATCTGCTTCACCTCGGACGGGCTGAAGCACTCGGTGGTCAATGCGCGCGATCAGGGCGAGTTCACTTTCTCGCTGGCGACCGAGGCGCTGGCGCAGGAGATGAACATCTCGTCCGAAGCGATGCCCGACGGCGCCAATGAGTTTGAGAAGGCGGGGCTGACCCTCGGGACCAGCGTCGAGACCAATGCGCCCTTCGTCGCCGAAAGCCCGGCGGCGCTGGAATGCCTGACGCTTTCGGTGAGCGAACTCACCGACCGGACCGGCGCGCCGATCGACCGTTTCATGGTCATCGGGCAAGTGGTGCAGACCCACATTCGCGACGAATACATCACCGGCGGACGCTTCGACACGGTAAAGGCGCGGCCGATCTCGCGCATGGGCTATCGCGACTATGCCACCGTTACCGAGGCGTGGGAGCTTATCCGGCCCGACGACTGA